From Micromonas commoda chromosome 3, complete sequence, a single genomic window includes:
- a CDS encoding myb family transcription factor (SANT domain includes SANT SWI3, ADA2, N-CoR and TFIIIB'' DNA-binding domains), with product MAGLSELVEAATEGMRKTQSADPIEENSNQPPPPTKDDGHLSDSAVAPTRERKKGVPWTEDEHRLFLLGLQKLGKGDWRGISRHFVQSRTPTQVASHAQKYFIRQNNLNKRKRRSSLFDIVSEAPAEPAKAPEVASKPPAGIPGGLSMAFAAGMPAFPGFNPASMPMPPGFGAHGAVPAAKKAGAGMDEGEKAAAATIAALAGSPIAAAGFAQAAAAAAGSKGPNPWEVKHAPMGASPPGQHNAQQAAAAAAAAAAANPFAAMMAMGAMGQMGAQMPAPAAWMQGYHQFMQQMAAAGAAHQQAQAARPPMPPPPAGVTFPPNFQGFTPGVFPGAHNVFGNFMNGAMAKPAGEKPETVAKKEGSATAVTA from the exons ATGGCGGGCCTATCGGAACTCGtagaggcggcgacggagggcaTGCGAAAGACGCAGTCCGCCGACCCTATTGAGGAGAACTCTAatcagcctcctcctccgaccaAGGACGACGGCCATCTGTCGGAttccgcggtcgcgccgacCAGAGAGCGCAAGAAGG GCGTTCCCTGGACTGAGGACGAGCAccgcctcttcctcctcggccttCAGAAGCTCGGCAAG GGCGACTGGCGCGGCATCTCCCGCCACTTCGTGCAGTCGCGCACCCCGACGCAGGTTGCCTCGCACGCGCAGAAGTACTTCATTCGCCAGAACAACCTCAACAAGCGCAAGCGCCGGAGCAGCCTCTTCGACATCGTCTCCGAGGctcccgccgagcccgccaaGGCTCCCGAGGTTGCCTCGAAGCCCCCCGCGGGCATCCCCGGGGGTCTCTCCATGGCTTTCGCCGCGGGTATGCCCGCCTTTCCGGGATTCAACCCCGCGTCCATGCCCATGCCCCCCGGCTTTGGAGCCCACGGCgcggtccccgcggcgaagaaggcgggggcgggaatggacgagggcgagaaggcggcggcggcgacgatcgccgcgctcgcgggcagccccatcgccgcggctgggttcgcgcaggcggcggcggcggcggcggggtccaaGGGGCCCAACCCGTGGGAGGTCAAGCACGCGCcgatgggcgcgtcgcccccagGGCAGCACAACGCGCaacaagccgccgccgccgcggctgccgcggcggcggccaacccgttcgcggcgatgatggcgATGGGGGCTATGGGACAGATGGGTGCGCAGATGCCTGCCCCCGCGGCTTGGATGCAGGGATACCACCAATTTATGCAgcagatggcggcggcgggtgccgcgCATCAGCAGGCGCAGGCTGCGCGGCCCCCGATGCCTCCGCCCCCCGCTGGGGTCACCTTCCCCCCCAACTTCCAGGGCTTCACCCCCGGCGTGTTTCCCGGCGCTCACAACGTGTTTGGCAACTTCATGAACGGCGCGATGGCCAAGCCCGCGGGCGAAAAGCCCGAGACGGTTGCGAAGAAGGAGggctccgccaccgcggtcaccgcgtgA
- a CDS encoding C2 domain-containing protein (Has C2 domain. The C2 domain is a Ca2+-dependent membrane-targeting module found in many cellular proteins involved in signal transduction or membrane trafficking) has product MSGQVVTGTPVFSMSPSNPRSAQVQPGMAPATPPPFNGSSSMSAPGYGAGAEGPGASSSPAHTALDVDDQGNRGGDFVTRTWQPARAPDAVALAEVTSQMTSAANVAEVFKATGLGQQDIQSSASRTTEDDGLIVRQRPRARADNIAVRKARAAREARPGDWFDPNDGGILCQADPVPPGVERARPARWFDPEAPYLQTVPATDSRIDLEIVDAAGSDRTYRFDISVGRLEFSCHPLMSKEDFLAAQLEESFRSYKRREASDLVTLYTAKSAAAAARARALRQEMAAGAALWLAGVSPSDRLIALEEEAEEAQRLAIDEGDRMKASVQHMSELHDAIERERIAYGCRSTSIRFAVRQKGNGESEPVLLAGAARDEGAHVPKPEQQRRAKATSTRFCVALEVNGQQVPGTSRPVTLRSSGGFSTEVAHAFSLSVQRWPDSVRLALYEKGTIVDTFLAVVPIAVPGSNPGEPLQDPAPRQYQFSAESPHAPTWRGAQPGASQVQYTSGSLFVTCAWTPNAAEAINMGAYGRQHTADVERSVPVAPPPPPSTAAKRAAAAAKVGYADAAGGFGRAVPRPAPDAVPGGSPSKTSAAALRASLDPLNPEDATLLETLATREALRNAGGGGFRLNLNDETMLGVNAKATKRQQLLKLRAEGGVEALPEGGVPLSEGDIPDHLLEQNAEVQSQSKLLSAQLPGLAEADKRATRIAEFLAKVKLNVAKGRRDQKMGARASKGVMHTDDVVKDSPLPDITFDLTGVFEFFQPRRKLRPARRRAAPPESHPDYCELVVGIQKAFNLPTRAGMQGGAMGGVGGGRRSMQRGGGGGGGGYGGGYGDGYGGGAALVASGELNSFVEVSFQGQTLRTRLANGSAPSWQESLQLPFRPPGGDFSPAALQGCEDVVTISLFDEATEPAERTYGAGAVAGGTSTTQHFLGSIDIPVAALYRGDGGKIEGVLPLDAPPVLLGYSGAGGGGGSGGGRASLPGGGGLAQQPKPSMSVYIQFAPALAKPEPTLSDPGVGEDESVLRHAKVWEKECRAASRHTKQRPYRAVATDGMGRSVHLCRYIASAQLPPGFQGAVADEPTLRQLMRFCHLVPHVTDMSAFNLPPGVDIWTTSQEFLDMCAGDSEEHALLLCGFLVALGVEAYVVLGVSATDSDAAMVFTPGGQGKRPGNPPTYAPMLEDSLIWDPMAGTIFSVYDSACSACLGEIGVVFNSDNVWANVQAHGRPHEMNWNLNDTHGWRPFFSAGSFPHRAMPTVQTAITYESYPPAFYERLGAAVEREAMDAIVKKRARQHTPFNRRASRALKDLLRDLEGQILISPDDQGGGLNLGGGMRVGSLTELHMSQLAGICEGYTVTGCPMNLPFTDAATVRDVIDRLKIADTTRSDVEFAVATHVEPYGCTFVCSVWVYVVRLTKISSYQ; this is encoded by the coding sequence ATGAGCGGTCAGGTGGTGACGGGAACCCCCGTGTTCTCGATGAGCCCGAGCAACCCGCGGTCCGCGCAGGTGCAACCCGGCATGGCTcccgcgaccccgcccccATTCAACGGCTCATCGTCGATGTCCGCTCCGGGttacggcgccggcgcggagggacccggcgcgtcgtcgtctcccgcccacaccgcgctcgacgtggaTGATCAAGgcaaccgcggcggggacttCGTCACGCGCACGTGGCagcccgcgagggcgcctgacgccgtcgccctggCGGAGGTCACGTCCCAGATgaccagcgcggcgaacgtcgcggaggtgttCAAGGCTACGGGTCTGGGCCAGCAGGATATCCAGAGCAGCGCCAGCCGGACGACCGAAGACGACGGTTTGATTGTCCGCCAACGAcccagggcgcgcgcggacaaCATCGCCGTGCGcaaggcgcgcgccgcgagggaggcgcgccCGGGCGACTGGTTCGACCCGAACGACGGAGGGATCCTGTGCCAGGCTGACCCGGTTCCCCCcggcgtggagcgcgcgaggcccgcCAGGTGGTTCGATCCGGAGGCTCCGTACCTCCAGACTGTCccggcgacggactcgcGCATCGACCtcgagatcgtcgacgccgccgggtccgacAGGACCTACCGCTTCGACATCTCTGTCGGCCGGCTCGAGTTTTCTTGCCATCCGCTGATGAGCAAGGAAgacttcctcgccgcgcagctcgaggagtcCTTCCGCTCCTACAAGCGCAGGGAGGCAAGCGATCTCGTCACCCTCTACACCGCaaagtccgcggcggcggcggcgagggcccgAGCCCTGCGCCAGGAGatggccgcgggcgccgcgctctggCTCGCCGGCGTGAGCCCCTCCGACAGGCTCATCGCActggaggaggaagccgaggaggcgcagcggctcgcgatcgacgagggcgaccgcATGAAGGCCTCCGTGCAGCACATGTCCGAGCTccacgacgccatcgagcgcgagcgcatcgcgtACGGGTGCCGCTCCACCTCCATCCGATTCGCGGTGAGACAAAAAGGAAACGGCGAGTCGGAGCCCGTGCTCCttgcgggcgcggcgagggacgagggcgcgcacGTTCCCAAGCCCGAGCAACAGCGCAGGGCCAAGGCGACGAGCACGAGGTTCtgcgtcgcgctggaggTGAACGGGCAGCAAGTTCCCGGCACGTCCCGACCCGTCACCCTTCGATCGTCGGGTGGATTCTCCACCGAGGTTGCGCACGCGTTTTCTCTCTCCGTGCAGCGGTGGCCGGACAGCGTCCGACTGGCGCTGTACGAGAAGGGCACCATCGTGGACACCTTCCTCGCGGTCGTGCCCATTGCCGTGCCGGGCAGCAACCCGGGCGAGCCCCTCCAGgaccccgcgcctcgccagTACCAGTTCTCCGCGGAATCTCCCCACGCGCCCACGTGGCGGGGCGCGCAGCCTGGCGCGTCGCAGGTGCAGTACACCTCGGGCTCCCTCTTCGTCACCTGCGCGTGGACccccaacgcggcggaggccatcAACATGGGCGCGTACGGCAGGCAGCacaccgcggacgtcgagcgatccgtccccgtcgcgcccccgcccccgccgtccaccgccgctaagagagccgccgccgccgccaaagtcggttacgccgacgcggcgggcgggttcggcCGAGCCGTCCCGAGgccggcgcccgacgccgtcccgggCGGATCTCCGTCCaagacgagcgcggcggcgttgcgTGCGAGCCTGGATCCGCTCAAccccgaggacgcgacgcttCTCGAGAcgctggcgacgcgcgaggcgctgagGAACGCCGGGGGGGGCGGGTTTCGCCTTAACCTCAACGACGAGACCATGCTGGGAGTCAACGCGAAGGCGACCAAGCGCCAGCAGCTTCTCAagcttcgcgccgagggcggcgtcgaggcgttgcccgagggcggcgtgccCTTGAGCGAGGGGGACATCCCGGACCACCTCCTGGAGCAGAACGCCGAGGTGCAGAGCCAGAGCAAGCTGCTGTCGGCGCAGCTCCCGGGGTTGGCAGAGGCGGAtaagcgcgcgacgcggattGCGGAATTTCTCGCCAAGGTTAAGCTCAACGTGGCCAAGGGACGCAGAGATCAGAAgatgggcgcgagggcgtccaaGGGAGTGATGCACACCGACGACGTGGTGAAGGACTCGCCCCTTCCCGACATCACGTTTGACCTCACCGGCGTCTTTGAGTTTTTCCAGCCGAGGCGGAAActccgacccgcgcgccgcagagccgcgccgccggagtCCCACCCCGACTActgcgagctcgtcgtcggcatccAGAAGGCGTTCAACCTTCCCACTCGTGCGGGCATGCAAGGGGGCGCCatgggcggcgtgggcggcgggagacGGTCCatgcagcgcggcggcggcggcggcggcggcggctacggcggcggctacggcgacgggtacgggggcggcgccgcgcttgtCGCCTCGGGTGAGCTCAACTCCTTCGTGGAGGTGTCCTTCCAGGGCCAGACTCTGCGCACTCGTCTCGCGAACGGCAGCGCGCCCTCGTGGCAGGAGTCGCTCCAGCTCCCGTTCCGGCCCCCCGGCGGGGATttctcccccgccgcgctccaggGGTGCGAGGACGTGGTGACGATTTCGCTCTTTGACGAAGCCACGGAGCCCGCCGAGCGAACctacggcgccggcgccgtcgccgggggcacGTCCACGACCCAACACTTCCTGGGCTCCATCGACATCCCGGTCGCCGCGTTgtaccgcggcgacgggggcaaGATCGAGGGCGTCCTGCccctcgacgcgcccccCGTGCTGCTCGGGtactcgggcgcgggcggcggcggcgggagcggcggcgggagagcCAGCctacccggcggcggcggcctcgcgcaGCAGCCCAAGCCGTCCATGTCGGTGTACATCCagttcgcccccgcgctcgccaagccGGAGCCCACTCTGTCGGATCCGGgcgtgggcgaggacgagagcGTGCTTCGCCACGCCAAGGTTTGGGAGAAGGAGtgtcgcgcggcgagccggcACACCAAGCAGCGGCCGTACCGGGCGGTGGCCACCGACGGGATGGGCCGATCGGTGCACCTGTGCAGGtacatcgcgagcgcgcagcTCCCGCCCGGGTTCcagggtgccgtcgcggacgagccgaCGCTCCGTCAGCTCATGCGATTCTGCCACCTCGTGCCCCACGTCACCGACATGTCCGCGTTCAATCTTCCACCTGGCGTGGACATCTGGACCACGAGCCAGGAATTTTTGGACATGTGCGCGGGGGACTCGGAGGAGCACGCGCTGCTCCTCTGCGGGTttctcgtcgcgctcggcgtggaggcgTACGTGGTCCTTGGCGTCAGCGCCACGgactcggacgccgcgatggtctTCACCCCGGGTGGACAGGGAAAGAGGCCCGGGAACCCGCCTACGTACGCGCCCATGCTCGAGGATTCGCTCATCTGGGACCCGATGGCGGGGACCATCTTCAGCGTCTACGACAGCGCGTGCAGCGCGTGTCTGGGCGAAATCGGCGTGGTGTTCAACTCGGACAACGTGTGGGCCAACGTCCAGGCGCACGGGCGGCCGCACGAGATGAACTGGAACCTGAACGATACCCACGGGTGGAGGCCGTTTTTCAGTGCGGGTTCTTTCCCTCACAGGGCCATGCCCACGGTGCAGACGGCCATCACGTACGAGAGCTACCCCCCCGCGTTCTacgaacgcctcggcgcggcggtggagagggaggcgatggacgccatCGTCAAGAAGCGCGCGAGACAGCACACGCCGTTCAACCGCAGggcgtctcgcgcgctcAAGGACTTACTCCGCGACTTGGAGGGCCAGATCCTCATCTCGCCCGACGACCAGGGCGGCGGTCTGAACCTGGGAGGCGGCATGCGCGTCGGGTCACTCACCGAGCTGCACATGTCACAGCTCGCGGGCATCTGCGAGGGGTACACCGTCACGGGGTGCCCGATGAACCTCCCgttcaccgacgccgccaccgtcagGGACGTCATCGACAGGCTGAAGATCGCAGACACCACCAGGAGCGACGTGGAGTTTgcggtggcgacgcacgTGGAACCGTACGGCTGCACGTTCGTGTGCAGCGTGTGGGTGTACGTGGTGCGGCTCACGAAGATTTCGAGCTATCAGTAG
- a CDS encoding predicted protein — translation MLCALVMFLGLIIAPTSAYPTGKVVEVTEVDFDAQVAKGPTLVDVYADWCGHCRQLAPVWEELAKELEGEVYVVKVNGPKCRSLQQRLHVKAYPSILYLRDGEMRSYDAAQRTVQALAAFARKGWRRTKPVPFYMAPNNWYGRSVGWVYKIPAIAREAHGNLRKAGWGDVSIIFATLAVPVAAGMFAIFVADVWVVRTTRAQGAAARRRDDARRLLREQQEALERMNRVHAD, via the exons ATGCTGTGCGCGCTGGTGATGTTCCTGGGGCTCATCATCGCCCCGACATCGGCCTATCCAACCGGGAAGGTGGTCGAGGTCACCGAGGTCGACTTCGACGCGCAG GTAGCGAAAGGACCGACGCTGGTGGACGTCTACGCGGACTGGTGTGGAC ACTGCAGACAACTCGCGCCGGTGTGGGAGGAActcgcgaaggagctcgaagGCGAAGTCTATGTCGTCAAGGTCAACGGCCCGAAGTGCAGGTCCCTGCAGCAGAGGCTCCACGTCAAGGCGTACCCGTCCATACTctacctccgcgacggcgagatgCGATcgtacgacgcggcgcagaggaccgtccaggcgctcgccgccttcgccagGAAAGGGTGGAGGCGCACCAAGCCGGTGCCCTTCTACATGGCGCCCAACAACTGGTACGGGCGGAGCGTGGGGTGGGTGTACAAGATACCGGCGATcgctcgcgaggcgcacGGAAACCTGCGAAAGGCTGGTTGGGGCGACGTGTCCATCATCTTCGCGACGTTGGCCgtgccggtggcggcggggatgtTCGCGATATTCGTGGCGGACGTGTGGGTGgtgcggacgacgcgggcgcagggggcggcggcgaggcggcgggacgacgcgcggcggctgctgagGGAGCAGCAGGAGGCGCTCGAACGGATGAACCGAGTGCACGCCGACTGA
- a CDS encoding predicted protein, translating into MPPAGDDYEPTMGAVQLLVHRRLRTVQKRVAKIAKAEEKRSAGGEIDDQQKELIDGKPLTMALLEEFTKLSQEVEKAVEEDRLAVLREERAKVAAKAERSAARRAAAAGDRPDEATKANEASAAPPVPPVDGGATRTTGKKPGRRGGGRESPADGAAPPAREPLASTPNQPPPAEIPQVVDAPAAAKPRRERGGRGKNRRREGDIGDADTRAAPAPGPGAGPGGPPGGVFPGHQQGPFQQGPGAPVATVDGVSLRFGSLGVNGPPAGQSRPPDGSVATEEERARRPETVAATLPKPPVPVEMTPAEINLADYGFDDEYGAPDDLVDDNVFHVAPHVAPRFDDVGGAPRVDSRARGDRSSAATGGQRPAGTRAAGHSSREKVGGGGERRDAGGRGRGGERRDGGGGGGNRGGGRGGRGGRGGRGRPGVE; encoded by the coding sequence atgccccccgcgggcgatgACTACGAGCCCACCATGGGCGCGGTCCAGCTCCTGGTCCATCGCAGGCTCCGAACCGTCCAGAAACGGGTCGCCAAGATCGCAAAAGCCGAGGAGAAGCGatcggcgggcggcgagatcgACGACCAGCAAAAGGAGCTCATCGACGGCAAGCCCCTGACGAtggcgctgctcgaggagTTCACCAAGCTGAGCCAGGAGGTCGAgaaggcggtggaggaggatcGTCTCGCGGtcctgcgcgaggagcgcgccaaggtggcggccaaggctgagcgctccgcggcgaggcgagccgccgcggcgggcgatcgccccgacgaggcgacgaagGCTAAcgaagcctccgccgcgcctcccgtcccacccgtcgacggcggggcgacgcgaacgacggggaAGAAGCCGGGAAggagaggaggaggtcgcgAGTCACCCGCGGACggtgcggcgccgcccgcccgcgaacccctcgcgtcgaccccCAACCAACCACCACCCGCCGAGATCCCCCAGGTGGtggacgcccccgccgccgccaagccgaggcgagagcgcggcggccgcggcaaGAAcagacgacgcgagggcgacatcggcgacgccgacacccgggcggcgcctgccccgggacccggcgcgggacccggcggacCCCCGGGCGGTGTCTTCCCAGGACACCAGCAAGGTCCTTTCCAGCAAggacccggcgcccccgtggcgaccgtcgacggcgtcagcTTGAGGTTCGGAAGCCTCGGCGTGAACGGCCCACCCGCGGGCCAGTCGAGGCCCCCGGACggatccgtcgcgacggaggaggagcgggcgcggcgaccagagacggtcgccgcgacTTTGCCAAAACCGCCGGTCCCCGTCGAGATGACCCCCGCCGAGATCAACCTCGCCGACTACGGCTTTGACGACGAGTACGGCGCTCCGGACGACCTCGTGGACGACAACGTCTTCCACGTCGCCCCGCACGTCGCCCCACGCtttgacgacgtcggcggggcgccTCGAGTCGAttcgcgtgcgcggggcgatcggtcgtcggcggcgacgggcgggcaGCGGCCGGCGGGCACTCGAGCGGCCGGGCACTCGTCTCGGGAGaaggtcggcggcggcggcgaacggagggacgccggcgggcgcgggcgcggcggcgagaggagggacggcggcgggggtggcgggaatcgcggcggcggaaggggagggcgcggcgggcggggtgggcgggggcgacccGGCGTGGAGTGA
- a CDS encoding predicted protein translates to MSTIWRPDLNEDPIVVKEESDDDHNPPAVNVEPPADDHEEDEKSEDLAGKMSTIWRPNLDRLYASVAEMEGSESEEEEDASKQGTKRKRAPHTKGPCEHGVKWRSQCKVCSACPHGKRRCHCKECGGASICEHGRIRSQCKECGGASICEHGRQRSKCKECGGGSICEHGRHRQYCKECGGGSICEHGRRRSQCKECGGSGICKHGRRRSRCKECKK, encoded by the coding sequence atgaGCACCATCTGGCGCCCAGACTTGAACGAGGACCCCATCGTCGTCAAGGAagagtccgacgacgaccacaATCCCCCCGCCGTCAACGTCGAAcctcccgcggacgaccaCGAGGAAGACGAAAAGTCGGAGGATCTCGCAGGGAAGATGTCGACGATTTGGCGACCTAACCTCGACCGGCTGTacgccagcgtcgccgagatggagggaTCGGAgagcgaagaggaggaggacgcgtcgaagcaggggacgaagcggaagaggGCCCCTCACACAaaggggccatgcgagcacggggtgaagtgGAGGTCGCAGTGCAAAgtgtgcagcgcttgtccgcacgggaagAGGCGCTGTcattgcaaggagtgcggtggtgcatcaatctgcgagcacggtcgtatacgctctcagtgcaaggagtgcggtggtgcatcaatctgcgagcacggtcgtcagcggtctaagtgcaaggagtgcggtgggggctcaatctgcgagcacggtcgtcaccgccaatactgcaaggagtgcggtgggggctcaatctgcgagcacggtcgtcgccgctctcaatgcaaggagtgcggtgggtctggaatctgcaagcacggccgtcggcgctctcggtgcaaggagtgcaaGAAATAG
- a CDS encoding predicted protein: protein MRPARAREEGRGGGARPPRGREREDMSRRPGGGGPGGRPGGRRGADGRPPRMPRQGPGGRGGPPIRQRYKKPPGLLSWYKPRVSHGFIAAFSLGILLMLALWTFPSYSAYVDRAEMVKQYCLVHGGDNSTGCVKVEIVHESVCDPAVPELYGHLTTDNCTDLCVYSDEERTVGNTTAAERLAFVDSFIPGAEVPCFYPPGDSNFTQATFTVPYNPNEQMFLSLVWLSPLFFCLLVSVHCALRKPREALELEDDQMLTGLFNEVVIQRNHQEKFVNDVEMRVKHLKSAVDGEQQKRLDVVLEVEKERRDRLTSEDNLKHALHENMRSLESKLVREMAQRLASIPIPSKLKEKMMRKADKYREDRDPLLGGRRSKNDRPDSAASLIFEDHQRNAERRRAALANDLDAQRGAFKQRLEERKSKGKRSKSKDPGAKRRD from the coding sequence atgcgtcccgcgcgcgccagggaggaagggaggggcgggggcgcccgccccccgcgcgggcgcgagaggGAGGACATGTCCCGGAGgcccggaggcggcggccccggcggcCGCCCCGggggccggcgcggggcggacgggCGCCCTCCCCGCATGCCCAGGCAGGGccccggcggtcgcggcgggcccCCGATCCGGCAGAGGTACAAGAAGCCGCCGGGGCTCCTGAGCTGGTACAAGCCCAGGGTGTCCCACGGCTTCATCGCGGCGTTCTCGCTGGGCATCCTGCTCATGCTCGCCCTGTGGACGTTCCCGTCGTACAGCGCGTACGTCGACCGAGCGGAGATGGTGAAGCAGTACTgcctcgtccacggcggggACAACTCCACCGGGTGCGTCAAGGTGGAGATCGTCCACGAGTCCGTGTGCGACCCGGCGGTCCCCGAGCTCTACGGTCACCTCACCACGGACAACTGCACGGACCTGTGCGTGtacagcgacgaggagcgaaCGGTGGGgaacaccaccgcggcggagcgttTGGCGTTTGTCGACTCGTTCATCCCCGGAGCCGAGGTCCCGTGCTTTTACCCGCCCGGGGACTCCAACTTCACCCAGGCGACGTTCACGGTGCCGTACAACCCCAACGAGCAGATGTTCCTGTCCCTGGTCTGGCTCTCCCCGCTGTTCTTCTGTCTCCTGGTGAGCGTTCACTGCGCGCTGCGGAAACCGAGGGAAGCGCTGGAGCTGGAGGATGACCAGATGCTCACCGGATTGTTCAACGAGGTGGTGATCCAGCGGAACCACCAGGAGAAGTTCGTGAACGACGTGGAGATGCGGGTGAAGCACCTCaagtccgcggtggacggcgagcAGCAGAAGCGGCTGGACGTGGTGCTGGAGGTTGAGAAGGAGCGGCGAGACAGGCTGACGAGCGAGGATAACCTCAAGCACGCGCTGCACGAGAACATGCGCAGTTTGGAGTCGAAGCTGGTGCGGGAGATGGCGCAGCGGCTGGCGTCGATACCGATCCCGTCCAAGCTGAAGGAGAAGATGATGCGAAAGGCGGACAAGTACAGGGAGGACAGGGACCCGCTGctgggcgggcggcggagcaaAAACGACAGACccgacagcgccgcgagtCTGATATTCGAGGATCACCAGAGGAACGCGGAGCGCaggcgggcggcgctggcgaacgATCTGGACGCGCAGAGGGGGGCGTTCAAGCAACGGCTGGAGGAGAGGAAGAGCAAGGGCAAGAGATCAAAATCGAAGGACCCCGGAGCCAAACGGAGGGACTGA
- a CDS encoding predicted protein — translation MGTGSRHSKNAGTMGSENLTYHEKKALGFGTVKERLGKETVKDFDACGLGLQHALDPVVTPEGVLYDREHILQCLLHQKKDIARKMKTWEGEQARDAEKASAEEEAKRLAELEKFELENKGGFVNYSASAGTSTATGTSDARIASSADVAATQDDKERMKTMKAFWLPSKTPTAERKAEKPDTDTKCPTTLKKLRLKDLLAVKWTKVRKGEEIGGARYMCPVTFKTFTNATKIVVLKPSGHAVSEEAWTKVVKDEGTYDGHRVKGVIRLQRGGSGFAGSGTQVESKTEFMLGAGSGLADGRGQNRGATSKFGLRFN, via the coding sequence ACCTACCACGAGAAGAAGGCTCTCGGGTTCGGCACCGTGAAGGAGAGGCTCGGCAAGGAGACCGTGAAGGACTTCGACGCGTGCGGGCTGGGTCTGCAGCACGCTTTGGACCCGGTGGTGACCCCGGAGGGTGTCCTGTACGACCGCGAGCACATCCTCCAGTGCCTCCTCCACCAGAAGAAGGACATCGCGCGCAAGATGAAGACGTGGGAGGGGGAGCAGGCCagggacgcggagaaggcgtccgccgaggaggaggccaagaggctcgcggagctggagaAGTTCGAGCTGGAAAACAAGGGCGGGTTTGTCAACTACAGCGCATCCGCGgggacgtccaccgcgacgggcacgtccgacgcgcgcatcgcctcctccgccgacgtcgccgcgacgcaggaTGACAAGGAGCGCATGAAGACCATGAAGGCGTTCTGGCTCCCGTCCAAGACCCCGACCGCGGAGAGGAAGGCGGAGAAGCCCGACACCGACACCAAGTGCCCCACGACGCTCAAGAAGTTGCGGCTCAAGGACCTGCTGGCGGTGAAGTGGACCAAGGTTCGGAAAGGCGAGGAGATTGGCGGGGCGAGGTACATGTGCCCGGTGACTTTCAAGACGTTCACCAACGCGACCAAGATCGTGGTGCTCAAGCCCTCGGGTCACGCGGTGTCCGAGGAGGCGTGGACCAAGGTGGTAAAGGACGAGGGAACGTACGACGGGCACAGGGTCAAGGGCGTGATCAGGCTGCAGAGGGGCGGGAGCGGGTTCGCCGGGAGCGGGACGCAGGTGGAGTCCAAGACGGAGTTcatgctcggcgcggggagcggactggcggacgggcgcgggcagAACCGCGGCGCCACGTCCAAGTTCGGGCTTCGCTTCAACTGA